The following are from one region of the Ptychodera flava strain L36383 chromosome 15, AS_Pfla_20210202, whole genome shotgun sequence genome:
- the LOC139151935 gene encoding uncharacterized protein isoform X2: MSCMLAVIILLVNSGYIATQTDSGFTAHVYHTSLRWDSSDDMISMKVANFSNGLVMGQYKDSDSQISRFFQGWVTSVQVEEDLVSYTNEHPVNKTLFSQNFKNEILLSYDSAIATVTGASMATQFDSGSLTAVKS; the protein is encoded by the exons ATGTCGTGTATGTTGGCGGTGATCATCTTATTAGTAAACAGTGGCTACATAGCTACACAGACTGACAGCG GCTTCACGGCACATGTATATCATACGTCGTTACGCTGGGACAGCAGTGACGATATGATATCGATGAAGGTTGccaatttttcaaatggtttagTTATGGGGCAGTACAAAGATTCCGACTCACAAATCAGCAGATTCTTCCAGG GCTGGGTGACATCAGTGCAGGTAGAGGAAGATCTCGTCTCTTATACCAACGAACACCCAGTGAATAAAACACtgttttcccaaaatttcaaaaatgaaatactaCTTTCGTATGACTCTGCCATTGCCACTGTCACTGGAGCTTCTATGGCGACGCAGTTTGACTCCG GCTCACTCACGGCGGTAAAAAGCTGA
- the LOC139151935 gene encoding uncharacterized protein isoform X1: MSCMLAVIILLVNSGYIATQTDSVIAIKDWMVIEPPITLNINICMSTLPRLALLNDSEDSDSHSNELTVESCDYITVVYTRVNRFGKTPFEIGFTAHVYHTSLRWDSSDDMISMKVANFSNGLVMGQYKDSDSQISRFFQGWVTSVQVEEDLVSYTNEHPVNKTLFSQNFKNEILLSYDSAIATVTGASMATQFDSGSLTAVKS; the protein is encoded by the exons ATGTCGTGTATGTTGGCGGTGATCATCTTATTAGTAAACAGTGGCTACATAGCTACACAGACTGACAGCG TAATTGCAATTAAAGACTGGATGGTAATCGAGCCACCAATCACTTTGAACATcaacatatgcatgtctaccttacctCGGTTGGCGCTGCTAAATGACTCAGAGGATTCCGACTCTCACAGCAACGAACTCACTGTGGAATCATGTGATTACATTACAGTAGTATATACGAGAGTTAATCGTTTTGGTAAGACGCCATTTGAAATAG GCTTCACGGCACATGTATATCATACGTCGTTACGCTGGGACAGCAGTGACGATATGATATCGATGAAGGTTGccaatttttcaaatggtttagTTATGGGGCAGTACAAAGATTCCGACTCACAAATCAGCAGATTCTTCCAGG GCTGGGTGACATCAGTGCAGGTAGAGGAAGATCTCGTCTCTTATACCAACGAACACCCAGTGAATAAAACACtgttttcccaaaatttcaaaaatgaaatactaCTTTCGTATGACTCTGCCATTGCCACTGTCACTGGAGCTTCTATGGCGACGCAGTTTGACTCCG GCTCACTCACGGCGGTAAAAAGCTGA